A genomic window from Streptomyces sp. MST-110588 includes:
- a CDS encoding aldo/keto reductase, whose product MRRRILGGTGISVSEYALGTMMFGAWGNPDHKDGARIVHRALDAGINLIDTADVYSAGEAEQIVGKALKGRREDVVLATKFFNPMGPDANNGGNSRRWIMRAVEDSLRRLGTDHIDLYQVHRPDPATDIDETLSALSDLVRSGKVRAVGTSTFPAEQIVEAQWVAERRGHVRFRTEQPPYSLLTRGVEAAVLPTAQRYGMGVLTWGPLSAGWLSGRDLSVSGRAAVETAKFDLSVPENVRKAAAVQELSKVAQEAGLPLPHLATAFVRSHPAVTSVIVGPRTMEQLDGLLEGAEATLSTEVLDRIDEIVPPGVDLNRADSYYLAPELTDAALRRR is encoded by the coding sequence ATGCGGCGCAGGATTCTTGGCGGCACCGGCATATCGGTCAGCGAGTACGCGCTGGGCACGATGATGTTCGGTGCCTGGGGGAACCCGGACCACAAGGACGGCGCACGGATCGTGCACCGCGCGCTGGACGCGGGCATCAACCTCATCGACACCGCCGACGTGTACTCGGCCGGTGAGGCGGAGCAGATCGTCGGCAAGGCGCTCAAGGGGCGCCGCGAGGACGTCGTACTGGCCACGAAGTTCTTCAACCCGATGGGCCCGGACGCCAACAACGGCGGCAACTCGCGCCGTTGGATCATGCGGGCCGTGGAGGACAGCCTGCGGCGGCTGGGCACCGACCACATCGACCTCTACCAGGTGCACCGCCCGGACCCGGCCACCGACATCGACGAGACGCTCTCCGCGCTCTCCGACCTCGTACGGTCGGGAAAGGTACGCGCCGTGGGCACCTCCACCTTCCCCGCCGAGCAGATCGTCGAGGCGCAGTGGGTCGCCGAACGCCGCGGCCACGTCCGCTTCCGCACCGAGCAACCGCCGTACTCGCTGCTGACGCGCGGTGTGGAGGCCGCGGTGCTGCCGACCGCGCAGCGTTACGGGATGGGCGTGCTGACCTGGGGGCCGCTGAGCGCGGGATGGCTCTCCGGGCGCGATCTGTCCGTCAGCGGGCGGGCGGCTGTGGAGACGGCCAAGTTCGACCTGTCCGTTCCTGAGAACGTGCGCAAAGCGGCGGCGGTGCAGGAGCTGTCCAAGGTGGCGCAGGAGGCCGGGCTGCCCCTGCCGCACCTGGCGACCGCGTTCGTACGGTCCCACCCGGCGGTCACGTCCGTGATCGTCGGCCCGCGCACCATGGAGCAGCTCGACGGGCTCCTGGAGGGGGCGGAAGCCACGCTGAGCACGGAGGTGCTGGACCGGATCGACGAGATCGTGCCGCCGGGCGTGGACCTCAACCGCGCGGACAGCTACTACCTGGCCCCGGAACTGACGGACGCCGCGCTGCGCCGGCGATGA
- a CDS encoding ABC transporter ATP-binding protein, whose protein sequence is MIRRANELASRVSGHTAIEAVGLGKKYRHRRGWALRDCTFRLPAGRVCALVGANGAGKTTLLSLVGGLTRPTEGTVEVLGAAAGSPQVRPRVAHLAQGRPLYPRLTVAETLRMGRELNPGRWDQALAERIVREGGVPFGSRVGTLSGGQRTRVALSLVLGKRAELVLLDEPLAGLDPLVRHEVLGLLLAQTAEYGTTVVLSSHLLDELDGVCDYLLLVAGGHIRVAGEVEDVIGAHSLLTGPHRGTGLPPEFAAHTVVASSVTGRQASALVRRRGPVAGPWQTAEPSLEELLLAYLRDPDVPGLIAPSAEPRPARLHRRGGGSGVGGSKVGGSGGGGSVGCEPVGGRDGTVA, encoded by the coding sequence GTGATACGCCGGGCGAACGAGCTGGCCAGCCGGGTCTCGGGGCACACCGCGATAGAGGCGGTCGGCCTCGGGAAGAAATACCGCCATCGCCGCGGCTGGGCGCTGCGCGACTGCACCTTCCGGCTGCCGGCCGGCCGCGTCTGCGCGCTCGTCGGGGCCAACGGCGCGGGCAAGACCACCCTGCTCTCGCTCGTCGGCGGACTGACCCGGCCCACCGAGGGGACCGTCGAAGTCCTGGGTGCCGCCGCCGGCTCCCCGCAGGTACGGCCGCGCGTCGCCCACCTCGCCCAGGGCCGGCCGCTGTATCCGCGGCTGACCGTCGCCGAGACGCTGCGTATGGGCCGGGAGCTGAATCCGGGCCGCTGGGACCAGGCCCTCGCGGAGCGGATCGTACGGGAGGGGGGTGTGCCGTTCGGCTCCCGCGTCGGCACGCTCTCCGGCGGTCAGCGGACCCGCGTCGCGCTCTCCCTCGTCCTCGGCAAGCGCGCGGAACTGGTGCTGCTGGACGAGCCGTTGGCCGGCCTCGACCCGCTCGTACGGCATGAGGTCCTGGGCCTGCTCCTGGCGCAGACCGCCGAGTACGGCACCACCGTCGTCCTGTCCTCGCACCTGCTCGACGAACTGGACGGCGTCTGTGACTACCTGCTGCTGGTCGCCGGCGGGCACATCCGGGTGGCCGGCGAGGTCGAGGACGTGATCGGGGCGCACTCGCTGCTGACGGGGCCGCACCGGGGCACCGGTCTGCCGCCGGAGTTCGCCGCGCACACGGTTGTCGCCTCTTCGGTGACGGGGCGTCAGGCCAGTGCGCTCGTGCGGCGCCGAGGGCCGGTCGCGGGCCCGTGGCAGACGGCCGAACCGTCGCTGGAGGAGCTGCTGCTCGCCTATCTGCGGGACCCGGACGTCCCCGGTCTGATCGCGCCGAGCGCCGAACCCCGGCCGGCGCGGCTGCACCGGCGGGGCGGCGGGTCCGGGGTTGGTGGTTCGAAGGTCGGCGGGTCTGGGGGTGGCGGTTCCGTGGGGTGCGAGCCCGTCGGCGGCCGGGACGGAACCGTCGCGTGA
- a CDS encoding Hsp20/alpha crystallin family protein has translation MLMRTDPFREFDRLTQQVLGTAARPAAMQMDAYRSGDDFVVHFDLPGVDPETIDLDVERNVLTVRGERRSTAPEGAELIAAERPTGKFSRQLFLGETLDTERIDASYENGVVTLRIPVAEQAKPRKIQITGGSSRKQISG, from the coding sequence ATGCTCATGCGCACCGACCCCTTCCGCGAGTTCGACCGGCTCACGCAGCAGGTGCTCGGTACGGCCGCGCGTCCCGCGGCGATGCAGATGGACGCCTACCGGTCGGGCGACGACTTCGTGGTGCACTTCGACCTTCCCGGCGTCGACCCGGAGACCATCGACCTCGATGTCGAACGCAATGTGCTGACCGTGCGCGGTGAGCGCCGTTCGACCGCACCGGAAGGCGCCGAGCTGATCGCCGCCGAGCGTCCCACGGGCAAGTTCAGCCGGCAGCTCTTCCTCGGTGAGACGCTCGACACCGAGCGCATCGACGCCTCGTACGAGAACGGTGTGGTGACGCTGCGGATACCGGTCGCCGAGCAGGCCAAGCCCCGCAAGATCCAGATCACGGGCGGCAGCTCGCGGAAGCAGATCAGCGGCTGA
- a CDS encoding NUDIX hydrolase, translated as MAETAEKPERPIRAAGCVLWRRSPLDGELEIALVHRPKYDDWSHPKGKLKRGESALDGAVREVAEETGMRCRPGAPLPTAHYVVAGRPKEVRYWAAEATGGAFSPNTEVDRLLWLPPAPARNRLTHDRDRSLIDALLDAFRLPDRRP; from the coding sequence ATGGCGGAGACGGCGGAGAAGCCGGAGCGGCCGATCCGGGCGGCCGGATGCGTACTGTGGCGGCGCTCGCCCCTCGACGGCGAGCTGGAGATCGCCCTCGTCCATCGGCCCAAATACGACGACTGGTCCCACCCGAAAGGGAAACTGAAGCGGGGCGAGAGCGCCCTGGACGGAGCCGTGCGGGAAGTGGCCGAGGAAACCGGCATGCGATGCCGCCCCGGCGCTCCGCTGCCCACCGCCCATTACGTCGTGGCCGGCCGCCCCAAAGAGGTCCGCTACTGGGCAGCCGAGGCGACAGGCGGCGCCTTCTCCCCCAACACGGAGGTCGACCGCCTCCTGTGGCTCCCGCCCGCCCCGGCTCGCAACCGCCTCACCCACGACCGCGACCGCTCCCTGATCGACGCCCTCCTCGACGCCTTCCGCCTCCCCGATAGACGCCCGTAA
- a CDS encoding bifunctional metallophosphatase/5'-nucleotidase, producing the protein MSATPQRRRSTRRLSAAAAVLAAAVGVTAAAIPAGAQEAHGARQAQGTYGDDGRHGPYSEHGEPGEHDTYGKHDGHGRHGKHPRHSRIVDVQLLSFNDFHGNLEPPQGSSGTVQETQPDGSTKKVEAGGVEYLAGSLRTARKGHPYSVTAAAGDLVGASPLLSGLFHDEPTVEAMNKLGLDVTSVGNHEFDEGRAELTRLQRGGCHPKDGCYEKTGSKGKTPKRFRGADFPYLAANVTDEKTGRPILKPYTVWRHKGVKIGFIGVTLEGTPNVVSANGVKGLKFHNEVETINKYAKVLDRQGVKSIVALIHEGGMPASNSYDYDCDSPGAGAGAGISGPIVDIAKKVTPKVDALVTGHTHQAYACTIPDPSGTPRTVTSAASFGKLYTETTLTYDRRTKDIVRTSVRAPQARNHVVNRTQPKAADMTALIKRWNALAAPVAGKPVGHISADIAGRGSEAPESPLGDVLTDAQLEATAGDGKGGAQLALMNPGGIRSDLAFKASGGEGDGVVTYGEAFTVQPFTNMMNVVDLTGAQLLTALQQQVSGPNEASPKILQVSRGLTYTLDMTKTGAARVVKDSVKLNGTTIDPAKTYRVAMNEFLAGGGDGFTVLKEGRNKYVGPSDLDAFTAYLTAHSSASAPLAPPKADRITVVK; encoded by the coding sequence ATGTCAGCGACACCTCAACGGCGCCGCTCCACGCGCCGGTTGTCGGCCGCCGCCGCCGTGCTGGCCGCCGCCGTCGGGGTCACGGCCGCGGCGATACCGGCCGGTGCCCAGGAAGCGCACGGCGCGCGGCAGGCGCAGGGTACGTACGGGGACGACGGGCGGCACGGCCCGTACAGCGAGCACGGCGAACCCGGCGAGCACGACACATACGGCAAGCACGACGGACACGGCAGGCACGGCAAGCACCCGCGCCACTCGCGCATCGTCGACGTTCAGTTGCTCTCCTTCAACGACTTCCACGGCAACCTGGAGCCCCCGCAGGGCTCCTCCGGCACCGTCCAGGAGACCCAGCCCGACGGCAGCACCAAGAAGGTCGAGGCCGGCGGTGTGGAGTACCTGGCCGGCTCGCTGCGTACGGCGCGCAAGGGGCACCCGTACTCGGTGACCGCCGCGGCCGGGGACCTGGTCGGGGCCAGCCCGCTGCTGTCCGGTCTCTTCCACGACGAGCCGACCGTCGAAGCCATGAACAAGCTCGGCCTGGACGTGACCTCGGTCGGCAACCACGAGTTCGACGAGGGCCGCGCGGAGCTGACCCGACTCCAGAGGGGCGGCTGCCACCCCAAGGACGGCTGCTACGAGAAGACGGGAAGCAAGGGGAAGACACCCAAGAGGTTCCGCGGCGCCGACTTCCCCTACCTCGCCGCCAACGTCACCGACGAGAAGACCGGCCGCCCCATCCTCAAGCCGTACACCGTATGGCGGCACAAGGGCGTGAAGATCGGCTTCATCGGTGTCACCCTCGAAGGCACCCCGAACGTCGTCAGCGCCAACGGCGTCAAGGGCCTGAAGTTCCACAACGAGGTCGAGACGATCAACAAGTACGCCAAGGTGCTGGACCGGCAGGGCGTGAAATCGATCGTCGCGCTGATCCACGAGGGCGGCATGCCCGCCTCGAACTCCTACGACTACGACTGCGACAGCCCCGGCGCCGGGGCCGGGGCCGGCATCTCGGGCCCGATCGTCGACATCGCCAAGAAGGTCACGCCGAAGGTCGACGCGCTGGTCACCGGCCACACCCACCAGGCGTACGCGTGCACGATCCCGGACCCGTCCGGCACCCCGCGCACCGTCACCTCCGCCGCCTCCTTCGGCAAGCTCTACACGGAGACGACCCTCACGTACGACCGCCGGACCAAGGACATCGTCCGTACGAGCGTCCGCGCGCCGCAGGCCCGCAACCACGTCGTCAACCGGACCCAGCCCAAGGCCGCGGACATGACCGCGCTGATCAAGCGCTGGAACGCGCTGGCCGCGCCGGTCGCCGGCAAGCCCGTCGGCCACATCTCCGCCGACATCGCGGGCCGCGGCTCCGAGGCCCCCGAGTCGCCGCTCGGTGACGTCCTCACCGACGCGCAGTTGGAGGCGACCGCCGGGGACGGGAAAGGCGGCGCGCAGCTCGCCCTGATGAACCCCGGCGGCATCCGCTCCGACCTGGCCTTCAAGGCGTCGGGCGGGGAGGGTGACGGCGTGGTGACGTACGGCGAGGCGTTCACCGTACAGCCGTTCACGAACATGATGAACGTCGTCGACCTCACCGGCGCCCAGCTCCTCACGGCGCTCCAGCAGCAGGTCAGCGGCCCGAACGAGGCGTCGCCGAAGATCCTCCAGGTCTCCAGGGGCCTCACGTACACCCTGGACATGACCAAGACCGGCGCCGCGCGCGTCGTGAAGGACTCGGTCAAGCTGAACGGGACCACCATCGACCCGGCCAAGACCTACCGGGTCGCCATGAACGAGTTCCTGGCGGGCGGCGGTGACGGCTTCACCGTCCTGAAGGAGGGCCGCAACAAGTACGTCGGCCCCTCCGACCTGGACGCCTTCACGGCCTACCTGACCGCGCACTCCTCGGCGAGCGCTCCGCTGGCCCCGCCGAAGGCGGACCGCATCACCGTCGTGAAGTAA
- the mshD gene encoding mycothiol synthase, protein MTDAAQEMGRTGRRIQVADELTPEVARAVLELIEEAARADGQPAVSEQGRLQLGGGRREGVRHVLVYAPAAGLDTDAGPDAGTDAGTGAGTGTAAGTEAAELVAYGQLEDTDPVEAPAAELVVRPGRRGRGHGRALGHELLTQSGRRLRVWAHGGHPAARHLAQTLGLTLFRELRQMRRPLSGLDLAEPVLPAGVSVRTFQPGTDDAAWLAVNAAAFAHHPEQGSLTQRDLDDRKAAAWFDPKGFFLAERDGRIVGFHWTKVHQEEGLGEVYVVGVGPEAQGGGLGKALTTIGLRHLAGQGLPTAMLYVDADNGPAVSVYERLGFVTHETDLMYRTES, encoded by the coding sequence ATGACTGACGCTGCGCAGGAGATGGGCCGGACAGGCCGCAGGATTCAGGTGGCCGACGAGCTGACGCCCGAGGTGGCGCGGGCCGTGCTGGAGCTGATCGAGGAGGCCGCGCGGGCGGACGGGCAGCCGGCGGTGTCCGAGCAGGGGCGGTTGCAGCTCGGCGGCGGCCGGCGGGAGGGCGTACGGCATGTGCTGGTGTACGCCCCGGCCGCGGGCCTGGACACGGATGCGGGCCCTGACGCGGGCACCGATGCGGGTACGGGTGCTGGTACGGGGACGGCCGCGGGCACGGAAGCGGCCGAGCTGGTCGCGTACGGGCAGTTGGAGGACACCGATCCGGTGGAGGCGCCGGCCGCCGAGCTGGTCGTACGGCCCGGTCGCCGTGGCCGGGGGCACGGCCGCGCGCTGGGCCATGAGCTGCTGACGCAGTCCGGGCGCCGGCTGCGGGTGTGGGCGCACGGCGGGCACCCGGCCGCCCGCCACCTCGCCCAGACCCTGGGCCTGACGCTCTTCCGCGAGCTGCGGCAGATGCGGCGCCCGCTGAGCGGCCTGGACCTGGCGGAGCCCGTACTGCCGGCCGGAGTCTCCGTACGGACCTTCCAGCCGGGCACGGACGACGCGGCCTGGCTCGCGGTGAACGCGGCGGCCTTCGCCCACCACCCCGAGCAGGGCTCGCTCACCCAGCGGGACCTGGACGACCGCAAGGCGGCGGCGTGGTTCGACCCCAAGGGCTTCTTCCTCGCCGAGCGCGACGGGCGGATCGTCGGCTTCCACTGGACCAAGGTGCACCAGGAGGAGGGGCTCGGCGAGGTGTACGTGGTCGGGGTCGGCCCGGAGGCGCAGGGCGGCGGGCTCGGCAAGGCGCTGACCACGATCGGGCTGCGGCACCTGGCGGGCCAGGGACTGCCGACGGCGATGCTGTACGTCGATGCCGACAACGGGCCCGCCGTCAGCGTCTACGAGCGGCTGGGGTTCGTCACGCACGAGACCGATCTGATGTACCGGACCGAGAGCTGA
- a CDS encoding ATP-binding protein, which yields MGSTANEFPEEFFLESSFAALFTAVDPPRLRARIGEYAARWGLSGRRRGGLLLSVNEVVDNAIRHAGGGGHLRLYQEDGLVRCRVSDHGPGFDASVIPSCAPPLDSTSGWGLWTAQRLTDGLEITSCAEGAVVTLSVLLP from the coding sequence ATGGGCTCGACCGCCAATGAGTTCCCTGAGGAATTCTTTCTCGAATCCTCTTTCGCCGCACTGTTCACCGCCGTCGATCCGCCGAGGCTGCGGGCCAGGATCGGGGAGTACGCGGCCCGGTGGGGCCTTTCCGGCCGCCGCCGCGGTGGGCTGCTCCTGAGTGTCAACGAGGTGGTCGACAACGCCATCCGCCACGCGGGCGGCGGCGGCCATCTGCGCCTCTACCAGGAGGACGGACTGGTGCGCTGCCGGGTCTCCGACCACGGGCCGGGGTTCGACGCCTCCGTCATCCCCTCGTGCGCCCCGCCCCTGGACAGCACCAGCGGCTGGGGGCTGTGGACCGCCCAGCGGCTGACGGACGGGCTGGAGATCACTTCGTGTGCCGAGGGAGCGGTGGTCACGCTTTCCGTACTGCTGCCGTGA
- a CDS encoding MEDS domain-containing protein, translating to MPVERLRPGDHAFASYADEESRWSTLGAFTQTGITKGERVLLFPDPALAESTVLAQLLAYGPPVESALERGQLLLLTMDQMWLPHPLSVERQMAGLHREIERAQRDGYGAVRSAIDMAWVPSFGADIERVMWRETSGCHYLFADSRYTEICTYDRAWFDEEVLDRAAAGHPTVLMERPGSLLAVAENGSGGGKGEGDGLDDGRDGGSGYGPWSGSGSGPGSDSGPGAGSDETYGLKLIGDADLSTREQFNVILRGIAASGARRIVLDLTELSFLDVYCARALLRLAAYMEPSRHVDIRCGGIHAHTFLLMGALDIPQLTVEGE from the coding sequence GTGCCGGTAGAGCGACTGCGGCCGGGGGACCACGCCTTCGCGAGCTACGCCGACGAGGAGTCGCGCTGGTCCACCCTCGGCGCGTTCACGCAGACCGGGATCACCAAGGGCGAGCGCGTGCTGCTCTTCCCCGATCCCGCGCTGGCGGAATCCACCGTACTGGCGCAGCTTCTCGCCTACGGCCCGCCGGTGGAGTCCGCGCTGGAGCGGGGGCAGTTGCTGCTGCTGACCATGGACCAGATGTGGCTTCCGCACCCGCTCTCGGTCGAGCGGCAGATGGCCGGGCTGCACCGTGAGATCGAGCGGGCGCAGCGGGACGGGTACGGGGCGGTGCGCAGCGCCATCGACATGGCGTGGGTGCCGTCCTTCGGGGCGGACATCGAGCGCGTCATGTGGCGGGAGACGTCGGGCTGCCACTACCTGTTCGCCGATTCCCGCTACACCGAGATCTGTACGTACGACCGTGCGTGGTTCGACGAGGAGGTGCTCGACCGGGCCGCGGCCGGGCACCCGACCGTACTGATGGAGCGGCCCGGGAGCCTGCTGGCCGTGGCGGAGAACGGGAGCGGCGGCGGCAAAGGTGAAGGCGACGGCCTCGACGACGGCCGTGACGGCGGTTCCGGTTACGGTCCTTGGTCTGGTTCTGGTTCCGGTCCTGGGTCTGATTCTGGGCCTGGGGCCGGTTCCGATGAGACGTACGGGCTGAAGCTGATCGGTGACGCGGATCTGTCGACCCGCGAGCAGTTCAACGTAATTCTGCGCGGCATCGCCGCGTCCGGCGCCAGACGTATCGTCCTGGATCTGACGGAGCTGTCCTTCCTGGACGTCTATTGCGCGAGAGCCCTGCTGCGTCTGGCCGCGTACATGGAACCCAGCAGGCATGTCGACATCCGGTGCGGCGGAATCCATGCCCACACATTTCTGCTCATGGGGGCGCTCGACATCCCGCAATTGACGGTGGAAGGCGAATGA
- a CDS encoding RNA degradosome polyphosphate kinase, whose amino-acid sequence MADPSTDPSTDPSTGLTAVTDRAAPLPPLPAPQPSLGSLAAHRPHAMVVPVPELEPDLDADPDAYEDEGVPGLDGEELPSGRFLDRERSWLAFNERVLELAEDPATPLLERANFLAIFASNLDEFFMVRVAGLKRRIATGVATRSASGLQPREVLDLIWTRSRELMARHAACFQQDVAPELADQGIHLIRWPDLTETEQARLFTLFRQQIFPVLTPLAVDPAHPFPYISGLSLNLAVVVRNPVSGHDHFARVKVPPLLSRFLEASPQRYVPIEDVIAAHLEELFPGMEVRAHHMFRVTRNEDLEVEEDDAENLLQALEKELMRRRFGPPVRLEVEESIDPAVLDLLVQELKVSDSEVYPLPGPLDLTGLFGIGALDRPELKYPKFVAGTHRHLAEVESASAPDIFAALRARDVLLHHPYDSFSTSVQAFLEQAAADPHVLAIKQTLYRTSGDSPIVDALIDAAESGKQVLVLVEIKARFDEQANIKWARKLEEAGCHVVYGLVGLKTHCKLSLVVRQEGETLRRYSHVGTGNYHPKTARLYEDLGLLTADPQVGADLSDLFNRLSGYSRRETYRRLLVAPKSLRDGLVQRIAKEIAHHRAGRHAYVRIKVNSMVDEAVIDALYRASQAGVPVDVWVRGICALRPGVIGLSENIRVRSVLGRFLEHSRVFAFGNGGEPEVWLGSADMMHRNLDRRIEALVRVTDPAHRATLNRLLEAGTSDSTSSWHLGPDGNWTRHATDADGTPLRNVQEMLIDARRRRRGPAT is encoded by the coding sequence ATGGCTGATCCGTCGACCGATCCGTCGACCGATCCGTCGACCGGCCTGACGGCCGTGACCGACCGGGCGGCGCCCCTCCCGCCGCTGCCCGCCCCTCAGCCCTCCCTGGGCTCCCTCGCCGCGCACCGCCCGCACGCCATGGTCGTCCCGGTCCCCGAGCTGGAGCCGGACCTGGACGCCGACCCGGACGCGTACGAGGACGAGGGTGTCCCGGGACTCGACGGCGAGGAGCTGCCCAGCGGGCGTTTCCTGGACCGCGAGCGGAGCTGGCTGGCGTTCAACGAGCGGGTGCTGGAGCTGGCCGAGGACCCGGCGACCCCGCTCCTCGAACGGGCCAACTTCCTGGCGATCTTCGCCAGCAATCTGGACGAGTTCTTCATGGTCCGGGTCGCCGGCCTCAAACGCCGTATCGCGACCGGCGTCGCCACCCGCTCCGCCTCGGGCCTCCAGCCCCGCGAGGTGCTGGACCTGATCTGGACCCGCTCGCGCGAGCTCATGGCCCGGCACGCCGCCTGCTTCCAGCAGGACGTCGCACCCGAGCTGGCCGACCAGGGCATCCACCTCATCCGCTGGCCCGACCTCACCGAAACGGAGCAGGCCCGGCTCTTCACCCTCTTCCGGCAGCAGATCTTCCCGGTCCTCACCCCGCTCGCCGTGGACCCCGCGCACCCCTTCCCGTACATCTCCGGCCTGTCGCTGAACCTGGCCGTGGTCGTGCGCAACCCGGTCAGCGGACATGACCACTTCGCACGTGTGAAGGTTCCGCCGCTGCTCTCGCGCTTCCTTGAGGCGTCACCGCAGCGGTACGTGCCCATCGAGGACGTGATCGCCGCCCACCTGGAGGAGCTGTTCCCCGGGATGGAGGTGCGGGCCCACCACATGTTCCGGGTCACCCGCAACGAGGACCTGGAGGTCGAGGAGGACGACGCGGAGAACCTGCTCCAGGCGCTGGAGAAGGAACTGATGCGGCGCCGCTTCGGGCCGCCGGTCCGCCTGGAGGTCGAGGAGTCCATCGACCCGGCCGTACTGGACCTGCTCGTACAGGAGTTGAAGGTCTCCGACTCCGAGGTCTACCCGCTGCCCGGCCCGCTGGACCTGACCGGGCTGTTCGGCATCGGCGCGCTGGACCGGCCCGAGCTGAAGTACCCGAAGTTCGTGGCCGGCACCCACCGGCACCTGGCCGAGGTGGAGTCGGCGTCCGCGCCGGACATCTTCGCCGCGCTGCGCGCCCGCGACGTGCTGCTGCACCACCCGTACGACTCCTTCTCGACCTCGGTGCAGGCGTTCCTGGAGCAGGCCGCGGCCGACCCGCACGTCCTGGCGATCAAGCAGACGCTGTACCGCACATCCGGCGACTCACCGATCGTCGACGCGCTCATAGACGCCGCGGAGTCCGGCAAGCAGGTGCTCGTCCTGGTCGAGATCAAGGCGCGCTTCGACGAACAGGCCAACATCAAGTGGGCCCGGAAACTGGAGGAGGCGGGCTGCCATGTCGTGTACGGACTGGTGGGCCTCAAGACGCACTGCAAACTGTCGCTCGTCGTCCGCCAGGAAGGCGAGACGCTGCGCCGCTACTCGCACGTCGGGACGGGGAACTACCACCCCAAGACTGCCCGGCTGTACGAGGACCTGGGACTCCTGACGGCCGACCCCCAGGTCGGCGCGGACCTCTCCGACCTGTTCAACCGGCTCAGCGGCTACTCGCGGCGGGAGACCTACCGGCGGCTGCTGGTGGCGCCCAAATCGCTGCGGGACGGGCTGGTCCAGCGGATCGCCAAGGAGATCGCGCACCACCGGGCCGGGCGGCACGCCTATGTACGCATCAAGGTCAACTCGATGGTCGACGAGGCGGTCATCGACGCGCTGTACCGGGCGTCGCAGGCGGGCGTCCCCGTGGACGTATGGGTACGCGGAATCTGCGCGCTGCGGCCGGGCGTCATCGGCCTGAGCGAGAACATCCGCGTACGCAGCGTCCTGGGGCGCTTCCTCGAACACTCCCGGGTCTTCGCGTTCGGGAACGGTGGCGAGCCGGAGGTGTGGCTCGGCAGCGCCGACATGATGCACCGGAATCTGGACCGGCGCATCGAGGCGCTCGTACGGGTGACGGACCCCGCGCACCGCGCCACCCTCAACCGGCTGCTGGAGGCGGGCACGTCGGACTCCACGTCCTCCTGGCACCTGGGCCCGGACGGCAACTGGACCCGGCACGCAACGGACGCGGACGGTACGCCGCTGCGCAACGTACAGGAAATGCTCATAGACGCCCGGAGGCGCAGGCGTGGCCCAGCGACATGA
- a CDS encoding CHAD domain-containing protein, with translation MTAGTTAAVMADATAGEVLAGYLQRQSTEFLRSLRLHRESGPDADGAGEAVRQLRRAARRISGVLHTYRPLVEESWADHLQSELGWLSATLAREDACGVRLERLMGALQRLTGRGGRTAGSGPAGRTGRGSPAGGASASGTPTTQRPGYVSGSGPAPGPGPVPVPSSVSVPVPVPVSPSGTAPTLQKTEAAPADEALAAGAARAGALLDRQLTLARTRAHSAALQALGSSRFHAVADALAVLASEVPLLPATADRPAGEVLPEAAEQTCRRLTEAVAALPLSRAGHPYNADALAADQRQDVPWHQVRMLVRLNRYAQEVLRPGNVDARLAEASRVLERHRDAAEAAAAAAAAARTPRIAPATAYALGVLHADQRHEVEAARFAFGRLWAARERG, from the coding sequence ATGACGGCCGGCACGACTGCGGCTGTGATGGCGGACGCGACGGCGGGCGAGGTACTGGCCGGCTATCTGCAACGCCAGTCCACGGAGTTCCTGCGCAGCCTGCGGCTCCACCGGGAGAGCGGCCCGGATGCGGACGGGGCGGGCGAGGCGGTCCGCCAGCTCCGCCGCGCGGCCCGCCGTATCAGCGGCGTCCTGCACACCTACCGCCCTTTGGTGGAGGAGAGCTGGGCGGACCACCTCCAGAGCGAACTGGGCTGGCTGTCGGCCACCCTCGCCCGCGAGGACGCGTGCGGGGTGCGCCTGGAGCGGCTGATGGGCGCCCTCCAGCGGCTCACCGGCCGGGGCGGGCGGACGGCGGGGAGCGGCCCGGCCGGACGTACGGGCCGCGGCTCCCCGGCGGGCGGTGCGTCGGCAAGCGGTACGCCGACCACCCAACGCCCTGGTTACGTCTCGGGCTCCGGCCCGGCACCCGGCCCCGGCCCGGTACCCGTCCCCTCGTCCGTATCCGTCCCCGTACCTGTGCCCGTCTCCCCTTCCGGCACCGCACCGACGCTGCAAAAGACGGAAGCCGCTCCGGCCGACGAGGCGCTGGCGGCCGGGGCCGCGCGGGCCGGTGCGCTGCTGGACCGGCAGCTCACCCTCGCCCGTACCCGCGCCCACTCCGCGGCGCTCCAGGCCCTGGGCTCCTCCCGCTTCCACGCCGTCGCCGACGCGCTGGCCGTACTCGCCTCGGAGGTGCCGCTGCTGCCCGCCACCGCGGACCGGCCGGCCGGTGAGGTGCTGCCGGAGGCGGCCGAGCAGACCTGCCGCAGGCTGACGGAGGCGGTGGCGGCACTGCCGCTGTCCCGCGCCGGGCACCCGTACAACGCGGACGCGCTGGCCGCCGACCAGCGGCAGGACGTGCCGTGGCACCAGGTACGGATGCTGGTACGGCTGAACCGGTACGCGCAGGAAGTGCTGCGGCCCGGGAACGTGGACGCGCGGCTGGCGGAGGCGAGCCGGGTACTGGAACGGCACCGGGACGCCGCCGAGGCCGCCGCCGCTGCCGCCGCGGCGGCCCGTACGCCCCGGATCGCGCCGGCCACCGCGTACGCGCTGGGGGTACTGCACGCCGACCAGCGGCACGAGGTCGAGGCCGCCCGCTTCGCCTTCGGCCGCCTGTGGGCCGCGCGAGAGCGAGGGTGA